A genomic segment from Cetobacterium somerae ATCC BAA-474 encodes:
- a CDS encoding sigma-70 family RNA polymerase sigma factor has protein sequence MIEKEILIQAQNGDEEALEYIIKKYQNVVYQNMKYFFLKDGDVNDLMQEGYIGLISAINNYDEKKDVYFYTFANVCIKRQMIIAIKKSNTEKYRNLNEAMQGESYYKKEENINYKKPSLSFYNPEEILLSKELVELLKEYLNNNLSKLEKSVFYYLLKQRTYIEIAELLNETPKRIDNIIQRIKKKVYEYLKRYT, from the coding sequence ATGATTGAAAAAGAGATATTAATTCAGGCACAGAATGGTGATGAGGAAGCATTAGAATATATTATTAAAAAATATCAAAATGTTGTATATCAAAATATGAAGTATTTTTTTTTAAAGGATGGAGATGTTAATGATTTAATGCAAGAGGGATATATAGGACTAATTAGTGCAATTAATAATTATGATGAGAAAAAGGATGTTTATTTTTATACTTTTGCAAACGTTTGTATAAAAAGACAAATGATTATAGCTATAAAAAAGTCTAATACAGAAAAATATAGAAATCTTAATGAAGCCATGCAAGGGGAAAGTTACTATAAAAAAGAAGAAAATATAAATTATAAAAAACCATCTCTTTCTTTTTATAATCCAGAAGAAATACTTTTGAGCAAAGAGTTAGTTGAGTTATTAAAAGAATATTTAAATAATAACTTAAGTAAATTAGAAAAAAGTGTGTTTTATTATTTGCTTAAACAAAGAACATATATTGAAATTGCGGAATTATTAAATGAAACACCAAAAAGAATAGATAATATAATTCAAAGAATAAAGAAGAAAGTATATGAATATCTAAAAAGATATACATAA